One window of Streptococcus suis genomic DNA carries:
- a CDS encoding glutathione S-transferase family protein, with product MGLLQDGKWVDKWYDTKSTGGKFVRTVTQFRNWITPDGQVGPTGTGGFKAESGRYHLYISLACPWASRTLMMRKLKDLEDHISLSVVHPLMLENGWTFEDGPGVIKDSLFNSDYLYQVYLKADPTYSGRVTVPVLWDKKTNTIVSNESAKIMRMFNTAFNDITGNQDDYYPADLQAEIDIMNDFVYPNINNGVYKACFSTSQAVYEKEVKNLFAALDKLEEHLADKDYLVGNQLTEADLRLFTTLVRFAPVYFGHFKCNIKALVDYPNLWDYTKRIYNHAGISETVDFDHIKQHYYGSHKTINPTGIVPVGPDLDWTL from the coding sequence ATGGGACTTTTACAAGATGGAAAATGGGTGGACAAGTGGTATGACACCAAGTCAACAGGTGGCAAGTTTGTTCGTACAGTCACACAATTTCGCAACTGGATTACGCCAGACGGACAAGTGGGTCCGACAGGAACAGGTGGTTTTAAGGCCGAGTCGGGTCGCTACCATCTCTACATTTCTCTGGCTTGTCCTTGGGCTAGTCGGACCTTGATGATGAGAAAATTGAAGGACTTGGAGGACCATATCTCCCTGTCTGTCGTTCATCCACTCATGTTAGAAAATGGCTGGACCTTTGAAGATGGACCTGGTGTCATCAAGGATTCCCTCTTTAACAGCGATTATCTCTATCAGGTCTATTTGAAAGCCGATCCAACGTACTCTGGTCGGGTGACCGTTCCTGTCCTGTGGGATAAGAAAACCAATACCATCGTCAGCAACGAGTCTGCCAAAATTATGCGGATGTTCAATACCGCCTTCAATGACATCACGGGCAATCAGGATGATTATTATCCAGCAGACTTGCAGGCTGAGATTGATATCATGAATGACTTTGTCTATCCAAACATCAACAATGGTGTTTACAAGGCTTGCTTTTCAACCAGTCAAGCAGTCTATGAAAAAGAAGTCAAAAATCTCTTTGCTGCCTTGGATAAATTGGAAGAGCATTTGGCAGATAAGGACTATCTAGTTGGCAATCAATTAACCGAGGCTGACCTTCGTCTCTTTACCACCTTGGTGCGATTTGCCCCTGTATACTTTGGGCATTTCAAATGCAATATCAAGGCCTTGGTTGACTATCCAAACTTGTGGGATTATACCAAGCGGATTTACAACCATGCTGGTATTTCAGAAACGGTTGACTTTGACCATATCAAACAGCACTACTACGGTAGCCACAAGACCATTAACCCAACAGGTATTGTCCCAGTCGGACCAGACTTGGACTGGACACTATAA
- a CDS encoding glutathione peroxidase gives MNLYDFSVKKMDGSQQDLSDFAGQVLLVVNTAPGCGLAPQYKELQELYESYKDEGFVVLDFPCNQFANQASGTDREIHQACSLNFGTTFPRFAKIKVNGPEADPLYQWLKKEKSSLLGKSIEWNFTKFLIDRQGRVVKRYLPITPPSKLKKDIEKLLKIRA, from the coding sequence ATGAATCTATACGATTTTTCAGTGAAGAAAATGGACGGCAGCCAGCAAGACCTGTCTGATTTTGCTGGTCAAGTCTTGCTGGTAGTCAATACGGCACCGGGATGTGGTCTGGCACCCCAGTATAAGGAATTGCAGGAATTGTACGAAAGCTACAAAGATGAAGGATTTGTGGTTCTGGATTTTCCCTGCAATCAGTTTGCTAATCAAGCTAGTGGAACGGACCGAGAAATTCACCAAGCCTGTAGTCTAAATTTTGGTACGACCTTCCCTCGTTTCGCAAAAATCAAGGTTAATGGTCCCGAGGCGGATCCGCTCTATCAATGGCTGAAAAAAGAAAAATCCAGCCTTTTGGGCAAGAGCATTGAATGGAATTTTACCAAATTTTTGATTGACAGACAGGGGCGGGTTGTTAAGCGCTATCTGCCGATAACTCCACCTAGCAAGTTGAAAAAGGACATAGAAAAATTGCTGAAAATAAGAGCCTAG
- a CDS encoding pyridoxal phosphate-dependent aminotransferase, translating to MTSYDFTSRPNRLGQHAEKWRKVEEVSDLLPLWIADMDFEPLPEIRQAIRDYADQHIFGYPYASEWLYQSIIDWERNQHGYEIERDNILLVEGVVPALTIAIQAFTKEGDAVLINTPVYPPFARTIKLNNRHLVTNSLVKSDGIFTIDLEKLEKDILENEVKIYIFCNPHNPGGRVWTKEEVAAVGQLCQKHGVLLVSDEIHQDLALFGNQHQSFNTVDDRFKEFSIVLSSATKTFNIAGTKNSFAIIENPELRKIFAKRQLANNQHEIPAIGLITTETAFRYGADWLGELKKVIETNVDFTVDYLETHTRIQVMKPQGTYLIWLDFSAYGLSQADLMEKLEKEAKVLLNDGLVFGSDGKQHARLNVAAPFDTIKEASERIARVFGKEDSLA from the coding sequence ATGACTAGCTATGATTTTACCAGCCGGCCCAACCGATTGGGCCAACATGCAGAAAAATGGCGTAAGGTGGAAGAGGTTTCAGACCTCTTGCCACTGTGGATTGCGGACATGGATTTTGAGCCTTTACCAGAAATCCGCCAAGCTATCCGTGACTATGCTGACCAGCACATTTTTGGCTATCCCTATGCCAGCGAGTGGCTTTATCAGTCCATTATTGATTGGGAAAGAAACCAGCATGGCTACGAGATTGAGCGCGATAACATTCTCTTGGTCGAAGGAGTTGTACCAGCTTTGACTATTGCCATTCAGGCCTTTACCAAGGAAGGTGATGCAGTCCTCATCAACACCCCTGTCTATCCTCCCTTTGCGCGGACTATCAAGCTCAACAACCGTCACTTGGTGACTAATTCTCTTGTCAAGTCAGACGGAATTTTTACCATTGACTTGGAAAAATTAGAAAAAGACATCCTCGAAAATGAGGTCAAGATTTATATTTTTTGTAATCCACACAACCCCGGTGGCCGTGTGTGGACCAAGGAAGAAGTGGCTGCTGTTGGCCAGCTCTGCCAGAAACATGGCGTCCTTCTGGTTTCAGATGAAATCCACCAGGATTTAGCCCTCTTTGGCAATCAGCACCAGTCCTTCAATACAGTTGATGACCGATTCAAGGAATTTTCGATTGTCCTATCGTCTGCGACTAAGACTTTCAATATTGCAGGCACCAAAAATAGCTTTGCCATTATTGAAAATCCAGAACTGCGGAAGATTTTTGCCAAACGTCAATTGGCCAATAACCAGCATGAAATTCCTGCTATCGGCTTGATTACCACCGAAACAGCCTTCCGTTACGGAGCCGATTGGTTGGGAGAATTGAAAAAAGTCATCGAAACAAATGTTGATTTTACAGTGGATTATCTGGAAACCCATACCAGGATTCAGGTCATGAAACCACAGGGGACTTATTTAATCTGGCTAGATTTTTCAGCTTACGGCCTGAGTCAGGCTGACCTTATGGAAAAATTAGAAAAAGAGGCTAAAGTCCTCCTAAATGACGGTCTGGTCTTCGGCAGCGACGGTAAGCAGCATGCACGATTAAATGTCGCAGCACCTTTTGATACTATCAAAGAAGCCAGTGAGCGGATTGCAAGGGTCTTTGGGAAGGAGGATAGTCTAGCTTGA
- a CDS encoding DUF2129 domain-containing protein, whose product MFEKKERTSLTVYLHYNRDSRKLNHYGDMIYHSKRLRYVILYVNAEKAEEVMSKLKKEKFVKKVVPSYIKELDQNFVGNLWRDEQNPVTL is encoded by the coding sequence ATGTTTGAGAAAAAAGAACGCACCAGCCTAACTGTTTATTTGCATTATAATCGGGATTCCAGAAAACTCAACCACTACGGTGACATGATTTACCATTCGAAGCGCCTGCGTTATGTTATATTATATGTTAATGCAGAAAAAGCTGAGGAAGTCATGAGCAAGCTCAAAAAAGAGAAGTTTGTCAAAAAAGTAGTTCCTTCCTACATCAAGGAACTGGATCAGAATTTTGTTGGCAATCTATGGCGGGACGAGCAAAATCCCGTTACTTTGTAA
- a CDS encoding rRNA pseudouridine synthase, giving the protein MRLDKCMEVAKIGSRKQVKKLFKAQQIWIDDQPAHSLSQIVDPALQEIVIQGKQIALAGASYFLLHKPAGVVSAVTDSQHQTVIDCIQPEDRATGLYPVGRLDRDTEGLVLITNNGPLGFRMLHPKHHVDKTYYVEVNGPLSQDAPTFFASGVTFLDGTRCQPCQLTVDFSSLEHSRATIQLSEGKFHQVKKMFLAYGVKVTYLRRISFGGFALGDLPLGQYRTLTQTEIQHLLTYFD; this is encoded by the coding sequence ATGAGATTAGACAAATGTATGGAGGTGGCCAAGATTGGTTCCCGCAAGCAAGTAAAGAAATTATTCAAGGCCCAGCAGATATGGATTGACGATCAACCTGCTCATTCTCTCAGCCAGATTGTGGACCCAGCTCTGCAGGAAATTGTTATCCAAGGAAAACAGATAGCATTGGCAGGCGCTAGCTATTTTCTTCTTCACAAGCCGGCCGGAGTAGTATCAGCTGTGACGGATAGCCAGCATCAGACGGTCATCGACTGCATTCAGCCAGAGGATCGGGCGACTGGGCTATATCCAGTGGGGCGTTTGGATAGGGACACGGAAGGCCTGGTCCTCATCACCAACAATGGACCTCTAGGCTTTCGGATGCTCCATCCCAAGCACCATGTGGACAAGACCTATTATGTAGAGGTCAATGGCCCGCTTAGCCAGGATGCGCCCACTTTCTTTGCCTCAGGCGTAACCTTTTTGGACGGCACACGCTGCCAGCCCTGTCAGCTGACGGTTGATTTTTCTTCTTTGGAACATAGCAGAGCGACCATCCAGCTGTCCGAAGGCAAGTTTCATCAGGTCAAGAAAATGTTTTTAGCCTATGGAGTCAAGGTGACTTATCTGCGACGGATCAGTTTTGGCGGCTTCGCTTTAGGAGATTTACCTCTGGGTCAATACAGAACCTTAACCCAAACAGAAATCCAACATTTACTGACCTATTTCGATTGA
- a CDS encoding cystathionine gamma-synthase: MTELKIDTILARTGINSDEKSGALISPIHLSTTYQHPEFGQSTGFDYTRTKNPTRTSLEKTLAAIEKADYALVTSSGMAALVLLFNGFPVGSRIVAARDLYGGSFRWFNEQESLGRFSFTYANSEEDLLAAIGDQTDYVFLETPTNPLMVEFDIAKVSAVAHAKGAKVIVDNTFYSPIYQNPLTLGADVVLHSATKYLSGHNDVLAGVLMTNDQAIYDKLFYDQNTTGPTLSPLDTYLLMRGLKTLSIRMERATQNAQKIVAYLENSPAVTQVYYTGKGGMISVKVADEATIPHILNSLAIFTFAESLGGVESLITYPATQTHADIPAETRHSYGLTDDLLRLSIGIEDADDLIADLKQALEGSDD; encoded by the coding sequence ATGACAGAATTAAAAATAGATACGATTTTGGCCCGGACGGGCATAAATAGTGACGAGAAGTCGGGAGCCCTCATATCGCCTATCCACCTTTCGACTACCTACCAGCATCCGGAGTTCGGCCAGTCCACAGGGTTTGATTATACCCGCACCAAAAATCCGACCCGTACTAGTTTGGAAAAAACTCTGGCAGCGATAGAGAAGGCGGACTATGCCCTAGTGACCAGCTCAGGAATGGCGGCTCTGGTATTGCTTTTCAACGGCTTTCCGGTCGGCAGTAGAATTGTGGCAGCGCGTGATCTCTACGGTGGTTCTTTCCGCTGGTTTAACGAGCAGGAGAGCCTGGGGCGTTTCAGCTTTACCTATGCCAATAGCGAAGAGGATCTACTAGCGGCCATTGGCGACCAGACCGACTACGTTTTCCTTGAGACACCGACCAACCCGCTCATGGTGGAGTTTGACATTGCTAAGGTTTCGGCTGTCGCCCATGCCAAAGGTGCCAAGGTCATTGTCGATAATACCTTTTACAGTCCGATTTATCAAAATCCTCTGACGCTGGGTGCTGACGTGGTCCTGCATTCTGCGACCAAGTATCTGTCTGGTCACAATGATGTCTTGGCTGGAGTTCTCATGACCAATGACCAGGCTATTTACGACAAGCTCTTCTATGACCAAAATACGACTGGTCCAACTCTGTCGCCGCTGGATACCTACCTGCTCATGCGTGGTCTCAAAACCCTGTCGATCCGCATGGAACGTGCGACTCAGAATGCTCAGAAGATTGTGGCTTATTTGGAGAATAGCCCAGCAGTTACGCAGGTTTACTATACCGGCAAGGGTGGCATGATTTCTGTTAAGGTTGCAGATGAGGCGACAATTCCCCACATTCTCAACAGCCTTGCGATTTTTACCTTTGCGGAAAGTTTGGGTGGGGTGGAAAGTTTGATTACCTATCCAGCGACCCAGACCCATGCTGATATTCCAGCAGAAACCCGTCATTCCTATGGTCTGACAGACGATTTACTCCGTCTATCTATTGGAATTGAGGATGCGGATGATTTGATTGCTGATTTGAAACAAGCCTTGGAGGGATCAGATGACTAG
- a CDS encoding glucosamine-6-phosphate deaminase, with protein MKVHVVENQAEGAALAFNLLKEKLAGGAKVLGLATGSSPLEFYKLIRESDLDFSDLTSVNLDEYVGLGEESDQSYIYFMKEQLFNSKPFKQSYLPNGLAEDAAAETARYNKILADKPIDFQILGIGRNGHIGFNEPGAPFDGQTHLVDLAPSTIEANSRFFDTIEEVPKQAISMGIANIMAAKTIVLMAYGPEKADAIKATVEGPVTEQVPASVLQNHDDVVLIIDEAAASKLA; from the coding sequence ATGAAAGTTCATGTAGTTGAAAATCAAGCAGAAGGCGCAGCTTTGGCCTTCAATTTATTAAAAGAAAAATTAGCCGGCGGTGCCAAGGTCCTCGGTTTGGCAACAGGTTCTAGTCCCCTGGAATTTTACAAACTCATCCGCGAGAGCGACCTGGACTTTTCTGACCTGACCTCGGTCAATCTGGACGAATATGTCGGGCTAGGCGAGGAAAGTGATCAGTCCTATATCTATTTTATGAAGGAACAACTCTTCAATAGCAAACCCTTCAAGCAGTCCTACTTGCCAAATGGATTGGCTGAGGATGCAGCAGCTGAAACAGCCCGTTACAATAAAATTTTGGCAGACAAACCCATCGATTTTCAAATCCTGGGTATCGGTCGCAACGGCCACATCGGCTTCAATGAACCAGGGGCGCCCTTTGACGGTCAGACTCACTTGGTTGATTTGGCTCCTTCGACCATCGAGGCCAACAGTCGCTTCTTTGATACCATTGAGGAAGTGCCAAAACAGGCTATTTCCATGGGGATTGCCAACATCATGGCGGCAAAAACCATCGTCCTCATGGCCTATGGACCTGAAAAAGCCGACGCCATCAAGGCAACAGTGGAAGGACCAGTGACAGAGCAAGTCCCAGCAAGCGTCCTTCAAAACCATGATGATGTTGTCCTCATCATCGATGAAGCAGCAGCTAGTAAATTAGCATAA
- a CDS encoding ATP-dependent Clp protease proteolytic subunit, with amino-acid sequence MIPVVIEQTSRGERSYDIYSRLLKDRIVMLTGPVEDNMANSIIAQLLFLDAQDPTKDIYLYVNTPGGSVSAGLAIVDTMNFIKADVQTIVMGTAASMGTIIASSGAKGKRFMLPNAEYMIHQPMGGTGGGTQQTDMAIAAEHLLKTRNKLEKILADNSGKTVKQIHKDAERDYWMTAEETLAYGFIDQIMDNSKTK; translated from the coding sequence ATGATTCCAGTAGTTATTGAACAAACCAGTCGTGGTGAGCGTTCTTATGATATTTATTCCCGTTTGCTCAAGGACCGTATCGTCATGTTGACAGGACCGGTGGAGGACAATATGGCTAATTCTATCATTGCCCAATTGCTCTTCCTCGATGCGCAAGATCCGACTAAAGACATTTATCTCTATGTCAATACCCCAGGTGGATCTGTGTCAGCAGGTCTTGCTATCGTGGATACCATGAACTTTATCAAGGCAGACGTCCAGACAATTGTTATGGGAACAGCAGCATCTATGGGAACCATCATTGCATCTAGTGGTGCCAAGGGCAAACGTTTCATGTTGCCAAATGCCGAGTACATGATCCACCAACCAATGGGTGGAACTGGTGGCGGTACACAACAAACCGACATGGCAATTGCTGCAGAGCACTTGCTTAAAACCCGTAATAAATTAGAAAAAATCTTGGCTGACAATTCAGGTAAAACAGTCAAGCAAATCCACAAGGATGCGGAGCGTGATTACTGGATGACCGCTGAAGAAACCTTGGCATACGGCTTCATTGACCAAATCATGGATAACAGCAAAACTAAATAA
- a CDS encoding UDP-N-acetylmuramoyl-L-alanyl-D-glutamate--L-lysine ligase, protein MIKIERVVDILKADDNFRQIKQNNQIDNTWTDVQFDALSYDSRTVSPTTLFFAKGLAFKKEFLEKAIEDGLAFYVSEIDYAVGIPAIIVHDIKQAMSLIAMEFHGHPQKQLKLLAFTGTKGKTTAAYFAFNILKINHKPAMLSTMNTTLDGKTFFKSTLTTPESLDLFAMMAEAVKNGMSHLIMEVSSQAYLVKRVYGLTFDVGVFLNISPDHIGPIEHPTFEDYFYHKRLLMDNSRAVIVNAGMDHFEVVKEQVSSKDHDFYGPSSENEITQSAGFDFTVTGKLAGHYDIQLIGGFNQENAIAAGLACLRLGASLEDIHTGIAQTNVPGRMEVLIQQNGAKVFVDYAHNGDSVKKLIDVVLEHQTGKVILILGAPGNKGESRRKDFGLLLNNYPQIEVILTADDPNREDPAAIAAEIRSYMTRPSDFILDREEAIAKAMSQTTGGQDAVIIAGKGADAYQIVNGEHAPYDGDLEVARKYL, encoded by the coding sequence ATGATAAAAATTGAACGTGTAGTAGACATCTTAAAAGCGGATGACAACTTCCGCCAGATCAAACAAAATAATCAGATTGATAACACTTGGACGGATGTCCAGTTTGACGCTCTCAGCTATGACAGCCGGACTGTTAGCCCAACGACCCTCTTTTTTGCCAAGGGTTTGGCCTTTAAGAAAGAATTTCTGGAAAAAGCTATCGAGGATGGGCTGGCTTTTTACGTGTCTGAAATCGACTATGCGGTCGGCATTCCTGCTATCATCGTCCATGACATCAAGCAGGCCATGAGCCTGATTGCTATGGAATTTCATGGTCATCCCCAGAAACAGCTCAAACTCCTGGCCTTCACCGGCACCAAGGGTAAGACAACGGCGGCTTATTTTGCTTTTAACATTCTTAAAATCAACCACAAGCCTGCCATGCTTTCGACCATGAACACCACACTGGACGGCAAGACTTTCTTTAAGTCCACCCTGACCACGCCTGAAAGCCTGGACCTCTTTGCCATGATGGCGGAGGCGGTCAAGAACGGCATGAGCCACTTGATTATGGAGGTGTCCAGCCAGGCCTACTTGGTCAAGCGGGTTTACGGGCTGACCTTTGATGTCGGCGTCTTCCTCAATATCAGCCCCGACCACATCGGCCCCATTGAGCATCCGACTTTTGAGGACTATTTCTACCACAAGCGTCTTTTGATGGACAATAGCAGAGCAGTCATTGTCAATGCTGGAATGGACCATTTTGAAGTCGTGAAAGAGCAAGTCAGCTCCAAAGACCATGACTTTTATGGACCGAGCTCTGAAAATGAAATCACTCAGTCAGCAGGTTTTGACTTCACAGTGACCGGCAAATTAGCTGGTCACTACGACATCCAGCTGATCGGTGGTTTCAACCAAGAAAATGCCATCGCAGCCGGCCTAGCCTGTCTCCGCTTGGGTGCAAGTCTGGAGGACATTCACACAGGAATTGCCCAAACCAATGTTCCTGGTCGCATGGAAGTCCTGATCCAGCAAAACGGTGCCAAGGTCTTCGTGGACTACGCCCACAACGGTGACAGCGTGAAAAAGTTAATCGATGTTGTCTTGGAACACCAGACAGGTAAGGTCATCTTGATTTTAGGCGCTCCTGGTAACAAGGGAGAAAGCCGCCGCAAGGACTTCGGTCTCCTCCTCAACAACTATCCGCAGATTGAAGTCATCTTGACAGCAGACGACCCTAACCGAGAAGATCCTGCTGCCATTGCCGCAGAAATTCGTTCCTACATGACTAGACCCAGCGACTTTATCTTGGACCGTGAAGAAGCCATTGCAAAAGCCATGAGCCAAACGACTGGTGGTCAAGATGCGGTCATTATCGCAGGGAAAGGCGCCGATGCCTACCAGATTGTCAATGGAGAGCATGCTCCTTACGACGGCGACTTGGAAGTTGCACGGAAATATCTATAA
- a CDS encoding low temperature requirement protein A — MSEIIAKRVSNYELFYDLVFVLATSSLTGLLHGDHIGLREILTFITANLIIMTLWINETIYLNKYGERDLLDISAIIASMFVVGQLSLNFSHDFKATALPFTIFLTLSYLLICLQYYLRGRKIGFTADIKNSLYMFGIYVLVFFLASVAIYFNFWTYDERSHLLFYLPFVISYFFKDKLSHDAMNFPHIVERCQLITIITFGETVIAILKNYPIQTHLLTGILFFLTMAFSFMFYISQTYLNINHHQKTNVATLLYAHMVLVLGLNFFTVSVEVLPGEHASLGLPFLLIGYFLYYLGILMTSRYNQDLYQLDKMVWLQYAIVVFTTIILLIAFHHYLTLIAAILVASSFMMLIISFRHRNRVEVDLEK; from the coding sequence ATGTCTGAAATTATCGCAAAACGCGTATCAAACTATGAATTATTTTATGATTTGGTCTTTGTCCTGGCCACTTCTTCACTGACTGGACTTTTGCACGGTGACCATATCGGACTCAGGGAAATTCTAACATTTATCACCGCCAACCTGATTATTATGACCTTGTGGATTAATGAGACGATTTACCTCAACAAATATGGTGAACGGGATTTGTTGGATATTAGCGCGATTATTGCGTCCATGTTTGTGGTAGGACAATTATCCCTAAACTTTAGCCATGATTTTAAAGCGACCGCTCTACCATTTACCATCTTTTTGACCCTGTCTTATCTGCTGATTTGCTTGCAGTACTACCTTCGTGGTCGGAAAATCGGTTTTACGGCAGATATAAAAAATAGTCTCTATATGTTTGGGATTTATGTGCTGGTATTTTTCTTGGCTTCGGTAGCTATTTACTTCAATTTCTGGACCTATGATGAAAGGAGTCACTTACTTTTTTATCTTCCATTTGTCATTTCCTATTTCTTCAAGGATAAGCTCAGTCACGATGCCATGAACTTTCCACACATTGTTGAACGGTGTCAGTTGATTACCATTATTACCTTTGGTGAAACGGTCATTGCGATTTTGAAAAATTATCCGATTCAGACGCATCTGCTCACTGGTATTCTCTTCTTCTTGACAATGGCTTTCTCCTTTATGTTTTACATTTCGCAAACCTATCTCAATATCAACCACCATCAAAAGACAAATGTAGCCACCTTACTCTATGCCCATATGGTACTGGTTTTGGGTCTCAACTTCTTCACAGTTTCTGTGGAGGTCTTACCTGGTGAGCATGCTAGTTTGGGCTTGCCTTTCCTCCTCATCGGCTACTTCCTCTACTATCTCGGAATCCTGATGACCAGTCGCTACAACCAGGACCTTTATCAACTAGATAAGATGGTTTGGCTTCAATATGCTATTGTAGTATTCACTACCATCATTCTTCTGATAGCCTTCCACCACTATCTAACCTTGATTGCCGCTATACTGGTTGCTAGTTCATTTATGATGCTGATAATTTCTTTCCGCCACCGCAACCGTGTAGAAGTTGACCTCGAAAAATAA
- a CDS encoding sugar O-acetyltransferase: protein MLAGQIYNAADSELVALRQQARVYRQAFNAAELDSSKRTEIAKQWLGTTGERIYIESPLTLDYGCNIHVGEDFYANFNWTVLDTCPVTIGKNAMLGPNVQFYTALHPLKAEERIAGPEYGAPIEIGDNVWIGGGAIILAGVTLGDNVVVGAGSVVTKSFGDDVVLAGNPARVIKTID from the coding sequence ATGCTGGCGGGGCAGATATACAATGCAGCAGATAGTGAATTGGTAGCCTTGCGGCAGCAGGCCAGAGTTTACCGCCAGGCCTTTAATGCTGCAGAGTTGGACAGCTCCAAACGAACAGAAATTGCCAAGCAGTGGCTGGGAACAACGGGGGAGCGGATTTACATCGAATCACCCCTGACCTTGGACTATGGTTGCAATATCCACGTCGGAGAAGATTTTTATGCCAATTTCAACTGGACTGTTTTGGATACTTGCCCTGTGACCATCGGAAAGAATGCTATGTTGGGACCAAATGTTCAGTTTTACACAGCCCTTCATCCGCTCAAGGCAGAGGAACGCATTGCTGGACCTGAATATGGAGCGCCGATTGAGATTGGCGATAATGTCTGGATTGGTGGGGGTGCTATTATCTTGGCTGGCGTGACCTTGGGTGACAACGTCGTGGTCGGAGCGGGTTCTGTCGTGACCAAATCTTTCGGAGACGATGTCGTACTGGCTGGCAATCCGGCCCGTGTTATTAAGACCATTGACTAG
- the upp gene encoding uracil phosphoribosyltransferase, translated as MGKFQVISHPLIQHKLSILRRTTTSTKDFRELVNEIAMLMGYEVLRDLPLEDVEIETPITKTVQKQIAGKKLAIVPILRAGVGMVDGLLSLVPAAKVGHIGMYRDEETLQPVEYLVKLPEDIDQRHILVVDPMLATGGSAILAVDSLKKRGASNIKFVALVSAPEGVKALQEAHADIDIYTAALDEKLNEKGYIVPGLGDAGDRLFGTK; from the coding sequence ATGGGGAAATTCCAAGTTATTTCACACCCACTTATCCAGCACAAATTGTCTATCCTTCGTCGGACGACAACTTCTACAAAAGATTTCCGTGAGCTGGTTAATGAAATTGCCATGCTAATGGGCTACGAAGTCTTGCGTGACTTGCCATTGGAAGATGTAGAAATCGAAACACCGATTACAAAGACGGTTCAAAAGCAGATTGCAGGTAAAAAATTGGCAATCGTTCCAATCCTGCGTGCCGGTGTAGGTATGGTGGACGGCTTGCTCAGCCTAGTACCAGCAGCCAAAGTTGGTCACATCGGTATGTACCGTGATGAAGAGACCCTCCAACCCGTTGAATATTTGGTGAAATTACCAGAGGATATCGACCAACGCCACATCCTTGTTGTGGACCCAATGCTTGCAACAGGTGGTTCAGCTATTCTTGCTGTTGATTCGTTGAAAAAACGTGGTGCATCCAATATCAAATTTGTGGCCCTCGTATCAGCTCCAGAAGGTGTAAAGGCTCTTCAAGAAGCTCATGCAGATATCGACATCTACACAGCTGCCCTGGATGAAAAACTCAACGAAAAAGGCTATATCGTCCCTGGTCTGGGAGATGCAGGTGACCGCCTCTTCGGTACAAAATAA